The following proteins are encoded in a genomic region of Streptococcus sp. 29892:
- a CDS encoding PH domain-containing protein, protein MGLFSGLMGNASQMNNDKVEQELADILLDAEQVEMAFSLVRDLIVFTEHRLILVDKQGMSGKKVSYKSIPYRSISRFTVETSGHFDLDAELKIWISSAAEPAETLQFKSDKSVIAIQKALASAVLAK, encoded by the coding sequence ATGGGTTTGTTTTCAGGTTTGATGGGCAATGCCTCGCAGATGAATAATGATAAGGTAGAGCAAGAGTTGGCAGACATCCTTCTGGATGCGGAACAGGTGGAGATGGCCTTTAGTTTGGTTCGCGATTTGATTGTTTTCACAGAACACCGTTTGATCTTGGTGGACAAGCAAGGAATGTCTGGTAAGAAGGTTTCATATAAGTCTATTCCCTATCGTTCGATCTCGCGTTTTACGGTCGAGACTTCTGGTCATTTTGATTTGGATGCTGAGCTCAAGATTTGGATTTCCTCTGCGGCAGAGCCTGCGGAAACCCTCCAATTCAAGAGTGACAAGAGTGTGATCGCCATTCAAAAAGCCTTGGCTTCTGCAGTTTTGGCCAAATAA
- a CDS encoding YitT family protein gives MSRIRLKDCLLIVLGGILYALVLNMLIIPHEFGEGGITGVALLFYYTLGMEAGVTSFIFNGVLLVLAYRFLSRVRVFYTFLAVGSMSVTMYVTRFLQAQWLPLIPSAIVAGLATGLSMALVLKGNGSTAGSDIVALLCNKYFNWKITRVILIFDILVVTPLAFKIGWTKTFWTLVMVFLISKSLDLCLTKWK, from the coding sequence ATGTCACGCATTAGATTGAAAGATTGTTTGCTGATTGTTCTGGGTGGGATCTTGTATGCCCTTGTCTTGAATATGCTCATCATCCCGCATGAATTTGGAGAGGGAGGTATTACAGGAGTGGCCTTGCTTTTCTACTACACTCTGGGCATGGAAGCAGGGGTAACAAGTTTTATATTCAACGGTGTTCTCCTTGTTTTGGCCTACCGTTTTTTGAGTAGAGTAAGGGTCTTCTATACTTTTTTGGCAGTGGGTTCTATGTCGGTGACCATGTATGTGACAAGATTTCTACAAGCCCAATGGCTTCCGCTTATTCCCTCTGCTATAGTAGCTGGTTTAGCGACAGGTTTGTCCATGGCCTTGGTTCTTAAAGGAAATGGCTCAACAGCAGGCAGTGACATTGTTGCCCTATTATGTAACAAATATTTCAATTGGAAGATTACAAGGGTTATTTTGATTTTTGATATTTTGGTGGTGACACCCTTGGCTTTTAAAATTGGTTGGACCAAAACGTTTTGGACCCTGGTTATGGTCTTTCTTATCAGTAAATCCTTAGACTTGTGTTTGACCAAATGGAAATAG
- a CDS encoding ATP-binding cassette domain-containing protein, whose amino-acid sequence MNRENVLLRIEGMSKVYGQQAAVDQVSFAIQRGEICGLVGQNGAGKTTLIRILSGLIFPSAGQLVYPKPVKMGAIIESPTLYPNMSAWDNLMYAALQLSLENPTERIKQVLDLVGLGDVDRKKKVKNFSLGMRQRMSIALAIIDFPEFLILDEPINGLDPSGIKEVRDIILRLRDEYGMTVLISSHILSELELLADRFVIMHKGKVIRDLTRADLAAVVARKLYLDTADNAAVKAYLEEKGLEVSLEEAGLVLDADEHVQSLIDLVGQSGIEILEIYRQGQHLEEYYLSLLN is encoded by the coding sequence ATGAATAGAGAGAATGTTTTGTTGCGGATTGAGGGGATGAGTAAGGTCTATGGTCAGCAGGCTGCGGTAGATCAGGTATCCTTCGCCATCCAGCGTGGAGAGATTTGTGGCTTGGTTGGGCAAAATGGTGCGGGGAAAACAACTCTGATCCGAATCTTGTCAGGGCTGATTTTTCCCTCGGCTGGTCAACTGGTCTATCCAAAACCAGTGAAGATGGGGGCTATTATTGAGTCGCCTACTCTGTATCCCAACATGTCTGCCTGGGACAATCTTATGTATGCAGCTTTGCAATTGTCCTTAGAAAATCCAACGGAGCGTATCAAGCAAGTGCTGGACTTGGTTGGTCTGGGGGATGTGGATCGGAAGAAGAAGGTCAAGAATTTTTCTCTTGGGATGCGGCAGCGGATGTCCATTGCCTTAGCGATCATTGACTTTCCAGAGTTTTTGATTTTGGATGAGCCGATCAATGGTTTGGATCCGTCTGGGATCAAGGAAGTGCGTGACATTATCTTGCGCTTGCGGGATGAGTACGGAATGACGGTCCTGATTTCTAGTCATATCTTGTCGGAGTTGGAGTTGTTGGCAGATCGTTTTGTCATCATGCACAAGGGCAAGGTCATTCGTGATCTGACCAGGGCTGATTTGGCAGCGGTCGTGGCGAGAAAGCTCTATCTGGATACGGCGGATAATGCAGCTGTGAAGGCTTATTTGGAAGAAAAGGGGCTGGAAGTTAGTTTGGAAGAGGCTGGTTTGGTCTTGGATGCGGATGAACATGTTCAATCTCTTATTGATTTGGTTGGTCAATCAGGGATTGAAATTCTGGAGATTTACCGTCAGGGCCAGCATTTGGAAGAGTATTATTTGAGCTTGTTGAACTAG
- a CDS encoding DEAD/DEAH box helicase, translated as MKFTELNLSEDILLAVEKAGFETPSPIQEQTIPLALEGKDVIGQAQTGTGKTAAFGLPTLNKIDIDNQAVQALIIAPTRELAVQSQEELFKFGREKGVKVRSVYGGSSIEKQIKALRSGAHIVVGTPGRLLDLIKRKALKLDGVETLILDEADEMLNMGFLDDIEAIIERVPESRQTLLFSATMPEPIKRIGVKFMKEPEHVKIAAKELTNVNVDQYYIRVKENEKFDTMTRLMDVDQPELSIVFGRTKRRVDELTRGLKLRGFRAEGIHGDLDQNKRLRVIRDFKNDQIDVLVATDVAARGLDISGVTHVYNYDIPQDPESYVHRIGRTGRAGQSGQSITFVSPNEMGYLAIIEDLTKKRMKGLKPATAQEAFEAKKKVALKKIEREMADETIRSNFDKFKKDAIQLAAEFTPEELALYVLTLTVQDPDSLPEVEIAREKPLPFKFAPGQAKGKGGRGGRDRDRDRDRGSRREGDRNRDRGGRRGDRNDRNRRDDKFKRDNRRQDNKKPHQRTSSEKQTGFVIRNKGER; from the coding sequence TTGAAATTTACTGAATTAAATCTATCAGAAGACATTTTGCTTGCCGTTGAGAAGGCTGGTTTTGAAACGCCGTCACCAATCCAGGAGCAGACCATTCCGCTTGCTCTTGAGGGTAAAGATGTGATTGGTCAGGCCCAGACGGGGACAGGGAAAACAGCAGCCTTTGGTCTGCCAACCCTCAACAAGATTGACATCGACAATCAAGCTGTTCAGGCCTTGATTATTGCCCCAACGCGTGAGTTGGCGGTGCAAAGTCAAGAGGAACTCTTCAAATTTGGCCGTGAAAAAGGAGTAAAAGTTCGCTCGGTTTACGGTGGTTCTAGCATTGAAAAACAAATCAAGGCCCTTCGTTCTGGTGCTCATATCGTAGTTGGTACGCCTGGTCGGCTTCTGGACTTGATCAAACGCAAGGCTCTCAAGCTTGATGGTGTTGAAACCCTCATTCTTGATGAAGCGGATGAAATGCTTAACATGGGCTTCTTGGATGATATCGAAGCGATCATCGAACGTGTGCCAGAAAGCCGTCAAACCCTACTGTTTTCTGCAACCATGCCAGAGCCAATCAAGCGCATCGGTGTCAAGTTCATGAAAGAGCCTGAGCACGTTAAGATTGCGGCTAAGGAATTGACCAATGTGAACGTGGACCAATACTATATCCGTGTCAAAGAAAATGAAAAATTCGACACCATGACACGCCTTATGGATGTAGACCAGCCTGAATTATCTATCGTCTTCGGTCGTACAAAGCGCCGTGTTGATGAATTAACTCGTGGTTTGAAACTGCGTGGCTTCCGTGCAGAAGGTATTCACGGAGATTTGGATCAGAATAAGCGTCTTCGTGTTATCCGTGATTTTAAAAATGACCAGATTGATGTTCTTGTTGCGACGGACGTTGCGGCGCGTGGATTGGATATTTCAGGTGTAACGCATGTCTATAACTACGATATTCCACAGGACCCAGAAAGCTATGTGCACCGTATCGGTCGTACAGGTCGTGCGGGTCAATCAGGTCAGTCCATTACCTTTGTTTCGCCAAACGAGATGGGCTACTTGGCAATCATCGAAGATTTGACCAAGAAACGTATGAAAGGTCTCAAGCCTGCAACGGCTCAGGAAGCATTTGAAGCCAAGAAGAAAGTTGCTTTGAAAAAAATTGAGCGTGAAATGGCGGATGAAACCATCCGTAGCAATTTCGATAAGTTCAAGAAAGATGCTATTCAGTTAGCGGCTGAATTTACCCCTGAAGAATTAGCACTTTATGTATTGACCTTGACAGTCCAAGATCCGGATAGCTTGCCAGAAGTAGAAATCGCACGTGAAAAACCACTGCCATTCAAGTTTGCTCCTGGTCAAGCCAAGGGCAAGGGTGGACGTGGAGGTCGCGATCGTGACCGTGATCGTGATCGTGGTAGCCGTCGTGAGGGTGACCGTAACCGAGACCGTGGAGGACGCCGTGGTGATCGTAACGACCGCAACCGTCGTGATGACAAGTTCAAGCGTGACAACCGCCGTCAGGACAACAAAAAACCACACCAACGCACTTCAAGTGAAAAGCAAACAGGCTTTGTAATTCGCAATAAGGGTGAGAGATAA